The genome window CGTTCTACTGCAAATCCGGCGTTATTTTGTTCGGTTGCGGTTGTCCATCTCAGCAGTGCGTTGCCGCCGTTGTTTACCGCAGTAAATGAAGTAAGTTCAACCGGAACTATTCCGTAGTAGTATATACCAATATCATCAAGATACCAGCCGTCACGCACCTGAGAAGCGTCAGTTTTCAACTGAAATCTGATAAGGATATTCTGATTAGCAAACTGCTGCAAACTCATCTCCTCATCAAGCCATGAAGATGCTGTTCCGTCATAGATGGGAGTACCTGCCGGAATCTGTGTTCCGCTTCCTGATGCCGGTTTTGTATATTTACCTGTGAGTGCGGTCCAGGTACTGCCGTTATTTGTGCTGACCTGCACAATGGCACAATCCCATCTGGTTTCTATATCATAACGTGTTTTAAATGTTAACACAGGGTAAGATATCCCCTCAAGAGAAACTGGTGCGGATGACTGCAGCGTAACCGTTGCGCTGTTTGCATAACTGCCTGTGCGGCTGTCGGTGTAGGAATTGGGAGCAGAATAAAACAGCGAGGTGGTCGCTTCCCACTTCGGCGAGGTGCCCGGTGTGGCAGTAATGGTCCATAACTGTGCCGGATTATTCGTGGTATCGTTATATACAAACACCGGTGTTCCTATTCTGAATGATGCGGAATCTTTTATCGTATATGTGCCCGCTCCCTGCCCCATAAACAAATCCAAATAGATTTTACCCCTGTAGTCAACCGGCGCTGTCGGCAGCACAGTTATTCCAACTCCCGTTTCGGCAGTACCTCCTGGGGGAATTGCAGACATAAAGGTTGGTATGCCGCTCACAGAAATGTTCGGATCATTACTATGATAATAGTAGCCCCACGACTGTGTGAGTTCAGAAAGTCCGGTATTCTTTATCGTTCCGGTCAGTTCAACGCCGGAGCCGGGATTCAGATACTGCGGTGTAAAGTAATAATTTGAAAGCTGCGGATATCCGCCTGCTATCCATGCAAGATACAAATTAGGCCGTATGTTCTGCTGGGCAAGAGGAATAATTCTGCTCTGGGATGGCCAGAATCCGTCTCCGTCACCGCCGACCTCAAACACAAAACCAAACACTTTTGGTTTTTGTGTCTGCTCTCCGTACATCCAGTCGCGCCCGGTGCCGTTTGAATTATACGCAAGAGTCTGATAACTGGTGCCGTAGGTATATCCGTTGTGCTGCGCCATGGAAGCGGCGAAATCGCGGTACTGATTTGAGTCCGGCGTAAGCGCGTTCGTATATCCCCACGGATATATAATTGAGTTGTTATATGAGTGATAGTTAATATAAGACTTAAACCCTTTTGCAATTGCAAGGTCGC of Ignavibacteriales bacterium contains these proteins:
- a CDS encoding immune inhibitor A; this encodes MIRKIYLILLALMLPLQAQQYQLISVSLTSHEDLRKIAALGIETEHTHIDKESLSAELFVSMDEAELLSQNGIGYSVLIPDWKQYYDARPAMTEAEKAEQLAQSRNAFGVTGFGYGSMGGYYTFAEVVSQLDTLFAQFPNLITQKFSIGTSVEGRTIWAVKISDNPNLEEPEPRVLYDALIHAREPQAMATVIYYMYYLLENYNTNPEVKYLVDNREMYFVPVVNPDGYEWNRINSPNGGGMWRKNRYAQGSTVYGVDLNRNYGYMWAYDNIGSSGTPSSETYRGPSAFSEPETRVIRDLAIAKGFKSYINYHSYNNSIIYPWGYTNALTPDSNQYRDFAASMAQHNGYTYGTSYQTLAYNSNGTGRDWMYGEQTQKPKVFGFVFEVGGDGDGFWPSQSRIIPLAQQNIRPNLYLAWIAGGYPQLSNYYFTPQYLNPGSGVELTGTIKNTGLSELTQSWGYYYHSNDPNISVSGIPTFMSAIPPGGTAETGVGITVLPTAPVDYRGKIYLDLFMGQGAGTYTIKDSASFRIGTPVFVYNDTTNNPAQLWTITATPGTSPKWEATTSLFYSAPNSYTDSRTGSYANSATVTLQSSAPVSLEGISYPVLTFKTRYDIETRWDCAIVQVSTNNGSTWTALTGKYTKPASGSGTQIPAGTPIYDGTASSWLDEEMSLQQFANQNILIRFQLKTDASQVRDGWYLDDIGIYYYGIVPVELTSFTAVNNGGNALLRWTTATEQNNAGFAVERSSDGIAWEQAGYIRGAGTTTEQKEYQFTEPVAGGTIHYRLKQIDYNGPFSYYGPVTLSASAPEKFELLGNYPNPFNPETSIRFSLPEAGSVSLIVYDVNGNEIKKLIEGKMEAGYHSVPFNSGGLASGVYIYKLTSGSSLAVKKMILMR